Below is a window of Planctomycetes bacterium MalM25 DNA.
AGCTCCTCGAGCGGCTGCTTCGGCCAGACGGCGGCCGAGTTCACGAGGATATCGATCCGCCCCACCTCGGCGTCGCCCGCCTCGCCGAAGCGAGCGAAGTGCCGCGTGACGCGTTCCACGAGATCGGCCGGCGCGCCGTCTTCGGCGAGGTCCGCCTCGAACGCGGCCGCGTCGGCGCCGAACTCCTCTTCGAGCAGCTCGCAGAGCGCGTACGCCTCGTCGAGCGAGGAGTTCGCGTGCACGGCGACCCGGGCGCCCCGGCGGGCCAGCTCGATGGCGATCGCCTTGCCCACACGCCGGGCGCCCCCTGTCACCAGGGCGACACGGGTGCGAAGGGTCGGGGGGAGCGGTTGTTTATCCATGCCGGTATTCTATGACGGTTCCCCCGAGATGACTCCCTCCCGCTGAATCCCGTCATGCCCGAATCGACCGATGCCCGACCGAACCCGATCTCCTGGACCGGCGGCGGGGATGGTTTCCTGACACTGATCGACCAGACACGCCTGCCGACCGACTTGGTCTACCTCAACTGCCAATCCGTCGAGGACGTGTGGCAGGCGATCAAGCGGCTCAGCGTTCGGGGCGCCCCCGCGATCGGTATCGCCGCGGCGTACGGCGTGGTGCTCGGCGTGCGCGACGAGGCGTTGCTCGGCTCGCCTCCGCCCGCCAAGGGCCCCAGCGAGGCGAAGCGGGCGGCCCACGCCGCCGCCGACCACCTGGCGACCAGCCGGCCGACCGCAGTGAACCTCTTCTGCGCGCTCGACCGGATGCGAGGCGTGATCGACTCACTTGAAGACGAGCTGCCGCCGGCGCAAATCGGCAAACGCCTGCTCGCCGAGGCGGTCGCCATCCACGAGGCGGACCGCGCCCAGTGCGCCGCGATCGGCCGCCACGGCGCCGAGCTGCTCGCCGACCTCGGGAGCGGCGCGGGGATCATCACGCACTGCAACACGGGCATGCTCGCCACCGGCGGCGACGGCACCGCCCTGGCGGTCCTCTTCACGATGCACGACGACGGCAAGAAGCCGCGCGTCTACGCCGACGAGACCCGCCCCCTGCTGCAAGGCTCACGCCTCACCGCGTGGGAGCTGATGCAGCGCGGCGTCGACGTGACGCTCATCTGCGACTCGATGGCCGCCCCCCTGCTGCGCGACGGCAAGGCTCAGGCCGTGATCGTCGGCGCCGACCGCATCACCGCCAACGGCGACGCCGCGAACAAGATCGGCACCTACGGCCTCGCCGTGCAGGCGAAGCACCACGGCGTGCCGTTCTACGTCGCCGCCCCGACGACGACGTTCGATTTGGCTTTGCAATCGGGCGCCGATATCCCGATCGAGGAGCGCGCCGCCGAGGAGATCACCGAGCCGTACGGCAAGCGGACCGCCCCGGAGGACGTCCCCGTCTGGAACCCGGCGTTCGACGTGACCCCCGCGGAGCTGATCGCAGGGATCGTGACCGAACGCGGGGTGATCTCGCCGGTGACGGAAGAGGCGGTTCGGGAGATGGTTTCAGAGGGTTAGGCATCGGTACGCCCCGCTTAAACCGCAAACATCTCGCCCAGCGCCCGCAGCACCTTCTCGCCCGTCGGCTTGGGCAAGCGCCCGATCTTCTTAACGAGCCGCTGTTTGTCGATCGTGCGGACCTG
It encodes the following:
- the mtnA gene encoding Methylthioribose-1-phosphate isomerase, translating into MPESTDARPNPISWTGGGDGFLTLIDQTRLPTDLVYLNCQSVEDVWQAIKRLSVRGAPAIGIAAAYGVVLGVRDEALLGSPPPAKGPSEAKRAAHAAADHLATSRPTAVNLFCALDRMRGVIDSLEDELPPAQIGKRLLAEAVAIHEADRAQCAAIGRHGAELLADLGSGAGIITHCNTGMLATGGDGTALAVLFTMHDDGKKPRVYADETRPLLQGSRLTAWELMQRGVDVTLICDSMAAPLLRDGKAQAVIVGADRITANGDAANKIGTYGLAVQAKHHGVPFYVAAPTTTFDLALQSGADIPIEERAAEEITEPYGKRTAPEDVPVWNPAFDVTPAELIAGIVTERGVISPVTEEAVREMVSEG